The genomic segment GGGGGAACAGTGAGGGTTGGGGCAGGAGGGGAACGTGAAGAGGTTGGAAGGGGGGGAACAGTAGGGTTGGGGAGGAGGGCGAGGGTTGGGGAAGAGGGGGGGAAGTGAAAGGTTGGGGAGGGGGGAAAGTTTAAGAGGTTGGGAGGAGGGGAAAGTGAAAGGGTGGGGAAGGAGGGGGAAAGGTTGGGAAAGGTTGGGAAGGGGGTGAAAGTTGAAGAGGGTGGGGGACGTGGGGTTGGGAAGGGTTGGGGAAGGAGGGGGAGGGAAGGAGGTTGGAAAAGGGAGGGGGGGAAAGGgagggggggaagggggggggagGGAGAGGGGGTGGGGGAAGGAGGGGGAACAGTGAAGAGGTTGGGGAAGGAGGGGGAACAGTGAAGAGGTTGGGGAAGGAGGGGAACAGTGAAGAGGTTGAGGAAGGAGGGGGGAACAGTGAAGAGGTTGGGGAAGGAGGGGGAACAGTGAAGAGGTTGGGGAAGGAGGGGGGAACAGTGAAGAGGTTTGGGAAGGAGGGGGGAACAGTGAAGAGGTTGAGGAAGGAGGGGGAACAGTGAAGAGGTTGAGGGAAGGAGGGGGAACAGTGAAGAGGTTGGGGAAGGAGGGGGGAACAGTGAAGAGGTTGGGGAAGGAGGGGAACAGTGAAGAGGTTGAGGAAGGAGGGGAACAGTGAAGAGGTTGAGGAAAGGAGGGGGAACAGTGAAAGAGGTTGGGGAAGGAGGGGGAACAGTGAAGAGGTTGGGGAAGGAGGGGAACAGTGAAGAGGTTGAGGAAGGAGGGGGGAACAGTGAAGAGGTTGGGAAGGAGGGGGAAAGTGAAAAGGTTGGGGAAGGAGGGGGAATGAAGAGTTGAGGGACTGAGGTAGAAGGGGAAGAGTAGAGGATTGGACAGTGAAGTGAGGTGAAGGAGAGGGAACAGTGAGAGGTTGGAAGGGGGAATGGAGGTGGGATTGGAGGGGAAATTTAGGGTTGGGAAGAGGGGAAAGTGAAAGTGGTAGTGGAACAGTGGGAAAGGTGGAGGAGGGGGAACATGGGAAGAGGTTGGGAAGGAGGTGGACATGAAGGGTTGAGGGGGGAAGGAAGAATTAAGGTGGGAAGGTTGGGGAAGTGAAAATGTGGAGGGGAGGGACATGAGACTGACAGTGGAGTAAGGTTGGAAAAGGGGGGAAAGTGAAGAGAGGTTGGGAAGAGTTGGGGAACCTTTGGGAAGGAGGATGGAGGGGGAATAAGAGGATTTGGAAGGGGGGAGTAATGTGGAAGGAGGGGGAAAGTGAACGTTGGGAGGAGGGGATGGAACGAGGTTGGGAAGGGAGGGAAATTGAAAGTTGGGAAGGAGGGGGAGGAACAGGTGCAGAGGTTGGGAAGGAGGGGGAAAGTGATGAAGGTTGGGAAGGAGGGGAACAGTGAAAAGGTTGGGGAAGGAGGGGGAACAGTGAAGAGGTGGGAAGGAGGGGAACAGGGAAGAGGTTGGGGAAGGAGGGGAACAGGGAAGAGGTTGGGGAAGGAGGGGGAACAGTGAAAGGTTGGGAAAGGAGGGGGAACAGTGAAAAGGTTGGGGAAGGAGGGGGAACAGTGAAGAGGTTGGGGAAGGAGGGGGAACAGTGAAGAGGTTGGGGAAGGAGGGGGAACAGTGAAGAGGTTGGGGAAGGAGGGGGGAACAGTGAAGAGGTTTGGGGAAAGGGGGGAAAGTGAAAGGTTGGGGAAGGAGGGGGAACAGTGAAGAGGTTGGGGAAGGAGGGGGAAAGTGAAAAGGTTGGGGAAGGAGGGGGAACAGTGAAGAGGTTGGGGAAGGAGGGGGAAACAGTGAAGAGGTTGGGGAAAGGAGGGGGAACAGTGAAGAGGTTGGGGAAGGAGGCTGAAGGGGGAATTAAAGGTTGAGGAAGGAGGGGAATTGAAGAAAAGGGAGGTAGGAAGGGGAGTATGGGAAATGAGGGAAGGAGGGGGAACGTGAAGAGGTTGGACAGGGGGGAAGGACAGGTGAGGAAGGAGGGGAAAGTTGGAGTTGAAGGGAATGGATTGGGGAGGAACAGTGGAAAGGTGGGGAGGGGGGCAACAGTGAGGTTGGGGAAGGAGGGGGAAAAGTGAATGAGGTTAGAGAGGGGAATTGTAAAGGGTTGGTAGGAGGGAAAGTGAAAAGGTTGGGGAAGGAGGGGAGAATGCAGGGTGAGGAGGAAGAAAGGGAGAGGTTAGGGACGGGGGACGGGGATTGGCTGAAGGATGGGACAGTGGGATTTGAAGAGGTCGTAATGTAAGTTGAACCGGGACAGTGTAAGGGTATGGCAAGGGGAAGTGTAGTGGATAAGGGGCAAGGGAGGGGGGAGGGTGGAAGAAAGAGAGGTTTTGACATCGGAAAATTAGTACAATGTTTGAGGAGGATGGAACAGTCCACTCCAAGAGGTTAACAAAATTGACGACCTCACAAGAGATGCGGGGGGTAAAAGTTGAAGTAAAAAAGGTAACTTCGGTAAGAGGGAAAAGTAGGGTTTTAAGTTTGGGAAAGTTTGTAAATTTGGGAGAGGGTAACATTTGGAAGGTTTGGGGCAAGGAACAGGCAAGAAGTGGAGGATCGAAGTGTGGGTTTGAACTAGGGAAAAGTGGGTATTTGATGGAATTTTGAAGTTTGGACGGTACGTAAATGGTTCGGACAGAGAAAGTTGAAATTTGGAAGGTGGGGGTGATTGCAGGGGGAAGTGAGAGGTTTGGGAAGGAGGGAACGTGAAGGGTGGAGGGGGAACGTTAAAgggggggaaagggggaaaCAGTGAAAGGTTTGGAAGGAGGAGGACAAGGGATTTGGGAAAGGGGGGAAGGAAAGTTGAGGGAAGGAAGGGGAAGTGAAAATGAAAGAGGAGGGGGAAAATGAAAAGGGTTTTAAGGGGGGGGGAAAGTAATTGGGGAAAAGGGaatttttggggggtttggggggggggaccCCTtttaagggggggggaaaagggggccTTTAAATTGGGGGAACGGgcccccggggggaaaaaaggggggggaaaaaaaaaaaaaaaggggggggggctgggggttggggaaaaaaaagggggggaaaaggggggggggaaaagggggggggggggggaaaaaaaaattgggggggagggggggggggggaggttggggggggggagaagatttaaaaaagggggggggggggggtttgggggggtgggggaaaaaaaaaggttggGGGGAAaggggttttgggggttttttaaaaaaaattaaaaaaaaggggcACTGATACTGTACAGTGGGTATTTGTCCACACTGTAGGATACTGTACAGTGGGTATTTGTCCACACTGTAGGATACTGTACAGTGGGTATTTGTCCACACTGTAGGATACTGTACTATGGGTATTTGTCCACACTGTAGGATACTGTACAGTGGGTATTTGTCCACACTGTAGGATACTGTACAGTGGGTATTTGTCCACACTGTAGGATACTGTACAGTGGGTATTTGTCCACACTGTAGGATACTGTACTAGTGGGTATTTGTCCACACTGTAGGATACTGTACAGTGGGTATTTGTCCACACTGTAGGATACTGTACAGTGGGTATTTGTCCACACTGTAGGATACTGTACAGTGGGTATTTGTCCACACTGTAGGATACTGTACAGTGGGTATTTGTCCACACTGTAGGATACTGTACAGTGGGTAGTTGTCCACACTGTAGGATACTGTACAGTGGGTATTTGTCCACACTATAGGATACTGTACAGTAGGTATTCATAGCTCCAGGAGTAGGTCAAGCTTTGACCACTTTCCATAGAACAGATCCAGATTTTATCCTCGTCACAAACACAGGACTTGTTACATATGTCTTACTGAAGGAGGATCTGGTCCCAACAGCATCCCAGTCTCCACAACAAGCATGTTTtaatcattaaaacattaacactATCAGCCCTAACACACAGCAGTGTCCCATTTCCTTTGATCGTTTTAAGCACCTACAGTACACAAAAGGCTTTACACTTCTTTAATCATCCCATAAGTCCAGGATTGTTTTCTTAAATCTTCTGTAAGAAAATTTTATGGAATTCATGTGTCTATGTAGTCAGAGACATTCCTGCTCCAAGGTACTGGCACTGATTAGTCTGTTACACAGGGCACTGAtgaagatatttcaaaattaccACTCATCTCTGGGGTATAGCATACTTAGAAAAATtgtggttttatttttatttctttttacattttcactgaaaGTATTGAactttggttttgtttggttttatttgtttaacgtccaatcaacatctaaggtcatttaaggaaggccTCTTTTGGGTGcaatatgcatgcgtgtggtgattgctatgtgtgttttgggaggctgcggtatgtctgtgttaagtctccttgtgataggctggaacctttgccgatttaaagtgctacctcactgaagcatactgccgaagatacccagcaggacaccccatcccggtcacattatactgacaacgggcggaCCAGTTGTCTCACTcctaaaatgctgagcgctaagcaggcaggagtagcaactaccatttttaatgactctggtatgtctcggccaggggacagaacccaaagccttcctcacagcggcgaacgctcgACTAAAGGCCTAGAAGTGAGGCATTGccaagttgttaagaaagaagagaagagataagatctcaaatttagtcgcctcttacgatcatgcaatgggggaagcaggtacaattcttatgtCGTACCAGCAGGGCAGAAGTTTTAAGAAAAACATTGCAGACAGAAATGATCAACAGAAAACACTTTCCTCTACAAGTTTTATTAACAAGGAATCCTtccccagtttcatcaacattccttagCTTTTTAACTTATGATTGTCAATAGGAATCCATTACAAAATTTCTGTTTAGCTCAAtcagttgagtgtaagactaATAATCctgaggtcccaggttcgattCCTAGCAGAGGCAGTGAAATGAATTTGATTGGTCATGCTCTGGGCTACAAAAGATGAGGTAAGGTTGAAGGGAGGATAAACTGCAGGGTACATTAGCATACACATGAATACAGTTCTGAATTACTTTCAGATAAATCTGTAATCTGTCCACAATTCACACGCATTATAGAGGTTATGCCATAAAGCACTTGATTATTCAAAGCTTACACAAGCAGCTATTTAGCAGCATAAAGGCGAGATTTTGTATCGCTTTCGTTTTAATTTCCAATTATTTTCAGGAaagaaaaatcaatttcattggCACGAATGCACATTTAATTGAAAGCAGTGAACCAAGCCTCTTGGTGATCCAGATGGCTTTTCTGAGTTAAGTTGTATCACAACCAATCAAGGTAATACAGTTGTCATTATGAATATCTTGTGTCAGAGATGTGAAACtctcatcaatatttatattttgttaaacggTGTTGGCTTTCCTTCATTTCCTGCCTCTGTTTCCTCCCATGACTTGAAGTCATCACGAAGCTCCAGGTGTGATCAAAGTCTCGTTAACTTCACATACCTTTCACAGAATATTTTTATGAGATATTGTCATGAATTTTGAAATCCATTTATTATGGAAAAATAGTCACCCACagtatgaaaataaatgatgaaatcTGTATCTCATTTTATCCTTGCATGGAAAGAATTTCTAAAATGACTGAAATATTAACATTCGATAGCTAAGAAATGTTTGTGAAAATAATCACATGCATTCCTCTCATATATTGATCTATCTGTGTATCTTTTGTAAATCCAACATACAAATCCCAGTGTTTCAAGAAcgttaaaatatataaaagacGAAACAAATATTAGATATGATTGTTTTTTGAATAATACAAATgtgataaaattattttaaacaatctAGGCTAAACACACAAAGACATTGCACATAATTAAAACACCGctaattgattaattaaactGAAAGGATCATAATATTATGATAAAACTGAATGTTCCCAtattttatctaattaattGTACCCATTATCACAGCCATCCATCACCTGTTGATGTGAAAGTTAACAGAACCAGAGGTAATTCTGATCCTACTAGATGGATTTCAACACGAAGCTCAGACGCTTCACATACTCAAAACACCCATAAACCATGTACAAaactttttgtttaattaaatttGCTCCAATTTGAACTAATTATGTTATGCAAACAGATTTATCAATCTAGGTTCCATTCTTGTTCCAacagggattttttttttttatcaactgTGGTTATAAACGTGTTACATGAGGCCCATAGGGctaaatgtttaatgttttacatgAGGCCCATAGGGCCTACATTATCTTGCtgacaatgtaatatattcaGTGTAGGatcaaattcattttcttcaaaatttaaaataaagacaatgaaaatatttaaatttctgtTGCAATCAAAAGCAATATAAAAGCTTCTTTGAtaagtttatcaaaaatatgaaaataccaTTAACAATCGGAGGTTATAGAGCATATCATGGATTCTGATAAGAATAAAGAAATAAGATACACTTGTTAACAACATAAAAATACATTGcataaaaatatgataatatgatTCAACCGATCAAAACTTTTGTTAATTTCAAAGTAATCTAAAAAAAAAGGACAAGAGGGAATGATGGCAGGACAAGAGGGACTGATGGGAGGACAAGAGGGAATGATGGCAGGACTAGAGGAAATGATGGCAGGACAAGAGGGAATGATGGCAGGACAAGATGGACTGATGGCAGGACAAGAGGGAATGATGGCAGGACAAGATGGACTGATGGGAGGACAAGAGGGAATGATGAGAGGACTAGCTTGACTGATGAGAGGACAAGAGGGACTGATGGGAGGACTAGAGGGACTGATGGGAGGACTAGATGGACTGATGGGAGGACTAGATGGACTGATGGGAGGACAAGAGGGACTGATGAGAGGACTAGAGAGACTAGAGGACTGATGAGGGACTAGAGACTGATAGAGGACTAAGGACTGATGAAGACAAAGACTGATGAGAGACTAAGATGATGAAGAACAAGACTGGTGAGAGAACAGAGGATGATGAAGGACTAGAGAGATGATGAGGACTAGAGGACTGATGAGAGGACTAAGGATGAGAGAGGATAAGGATGATGAGAGACTAATGACAGATAAGACTAGAGGACATGAGAGACTAGGGGACTGATGAGGGGACTAGAGGGACTGATGAGGGGACTAGAGAGACTGATGAGAGGACTAGAGAGACTGATGAGAGGACTAGATGGACTGATGAGAGGACTAGATGGACAGATGAGAGGACTAGATGGACAGATGAGAGGACTAGAGGGACTGATGAGGGGACTAGAGAGACTGGTGAGGGGACTAGAGGGACTGATGAGAGGACTAGAGGGACTGATGAGAAGGACATGAATGGACAGATGAGAGGACTAGAGGGACTGATGAGAGGACTAGATGGACAGATGAGAGGACTAGAGGGACTGATGAGGGGACTAGAGAGACTGGTGAGGGGACTAGAGGGACTGATGAGAGGACTAGAGGGACTGATGAGAGGACTAGATGGACAGATGAGAAGACTAGAGGGACTGATGAGAGGACTAGAGAGGACTGATGAGAGGACTAGAGGGACTGATGAGAGGACTAGAGAGACTGATGAGAGGACTAGAGGGACTGATGAGAGGACTAGAGGGACTGATGAGAGGACTAGAGGGACTGATGAGAGGACTAGAGAGACTGATGAGAGGACAAGAGGGACTGATGAGAGAACTAGAGGGACTGATGAGAGGACTAGAGGGACTGATGAGAGGACTAGAGGGACTGATGAGAGGACTAGAGGGACTGATGAGAGGACTAGAGGGACTGATGAGAGGACTAGAGAGACTGATGAGAGGACTAGAGGGACTGATGAGAGAACTAGAGGGACTGATGAGAGGACTAGAGGGACTGATGAGAGGACTAGAGGGACTGATGAGAGAACTAGAGGGACTGATGAGAGGACTAGAGGGACTGATGAGAGGACTAGAGAGACTGATGAGAGGACTAGAGGGACTGATGAGAGGACTAGAGGGACTGATGAGAGGACTAGAGAGACTGATGAGAGGACTAGAGGGACTGATGAGAGGAGATGGACTGATGAGAGGACTAGAGGGACTGATGAGAGGACTAGAGGGACTGATGAGAGGAGATGGACTGATGAGAGGACTAGAGGGACTGATGAGAGGACTAGAGGGACTGATGAGAGGACTAGAGGGACTGATGAGAGGACTAGAGGGACTGATGAGAGGAGATGGACTGATGAGAGGACTAGAGGGACTGATGAGAGGACTAGAGGGACTGATGAGAGGACTAGAGGGACTGATGAGAGGACTAGAGGGACTGATGAGAGGACTAGAGGGACTGATGAGAGGACTAGAGGGACTGATGAGAGGACTAGAGGGACTGGATGAGAGAGGGACTGAGAGAGAGGGACTGATGAAGGGACTAGAGAGGACTGATGAGAGGAGAGACTATGAAGAGGGGACTGATGAGAGGACTAGAGGAGGACTAGAGGGACTGATGAGGGGACTAGAGAGACTGATGAGAGGACTAGAGGGACTGATGAGAGGACTAGAGGGACTGATGAGAGGACTAGGGACGAGAGAGGACAGAGGGACTGATCGGAGGACTAGAGGGACTGATGAGAGGACTAGATGGACGATGAGAGGACTAGAGGGGACTGATGAGAGGACTAGAGGGACTGATGAAGGATGAGACGACAAGAGGGATGAGAACTGATGAGAGGGACTAGAGGACTGATGAGAGGACTAGAGGGAACTGATGGATAGAGGACTAGAGGATGACTGGACTGAGAGAGGACTAGAGGGACTGATGGAGGACTAGAGAGACTGTGAGAGGACTAAGAGGTGAGGACTAGAGGGACTGATGAGAGAACAAGAGGGACTGATGAGAGGACTAGAGTGACTGATGAGAGGACTAGAGGGACTGATGAGAGGACTAGAGTGACTGATGAGAGGACTAGAGGGACTGATCGGAGGACTAGAGAGACTGGTGAGAGGACTAGAGGGACTGGTGAGAGGACTAGAGAGACTGATGAGAGGACTAGAGGGACTCATGAGAGGACTAGGGAGACTGATGAGAGGACTAAAGAGACTGATGAGAGGACAAGAGGGACTGATGAGAGGACTAGAGTGACTGATGAGAGGACTAGAGGGACTGATCGGAGGACTAGAGAGACTGGTGAGAGGACTAGAGTGACTGATGAGAGGACTAGGGAGACTGATGGCAGGACTAGAGAGACTGGTGAGAGGACTAGAGGGACTCATGAGAGGACAAGAGGGACTGATGGGAGGACTAGGGAGACTGATGAGAGGACTAGAGGGACTGATGAGAGGACTAGAGTGACTGATGAGAGGACTAGAGGGACTGATCGGAGGACTAGAGAGACTGGTGAGAGGACTAGAGAGACTGATGAGAGGACTAGAGGGACTGGTGAGAGGACTAGAGAGACTGATGAGAGGACTAGAGAGACTGGTGAGAGGACTAGAGAGACTGATGAGAGGACTAGAGGGACTGATGAGAGGACTAGAGGGACTGATGAGAGGACTAGAGGGACTGATGAGAGGACTAGAGGGACTGATGAGAGGACTAGAGAGACTGATGGCAGGACTAGAGAGACTGGTGAGAGGACTAGAGAGACTGATGAGAGGACTAGAGGGACTCATGAGAGGACTAGAGGGACTCATGAGAGGACAAGAGGGACTGATGGGAGGACTAGGGAGACTGATGAGAGGACTAGAGGGACTGATGAGAGGACTAGAGGGACTGATGGCAGGACTAGAGAGACTGATGAGAGGACTAGAGGGACTGATGAGAGGACTAGAGGGACTGATGAGAGGACTAGAGGGACTGATGGCAGGACTAGAGAGGACTGATGAGAGGACTAGAGGGACTGATGAGAGGACTAGAGAGACTGATGAGAGGACTAGAGAGACTGATGAGAGGACTAGAGGGACTCATGAGAGGACTAGAGGGACTCATGAGAGGACTAGAGGGACTCATGAGAGGACTAGAGGGACTGATGGATCACTGTTCGTTACAACTGTAAATATCTATTCCAACTATCAACCAGTTGGCATTGGCAACTTACAGATTGAGGAAAAATAGTCATCTAAATTATCTGAACCATGACCTATCCACCAAACTCTGATACcaaatgatgtacatgtgtaggaTATCAAAGGGGTTCAGAATTCAAACCTTATTGCCAATGTTTATAGTTGGGTTTTAAACCACAGACAATGTTACAAGTTATGGTCTGATTGCTTGGTGACCAGATTAAGACCTTTCATGACCATCCACATGCAATAATCAAGTGTATTATTCCAGACACCAGATTCAGCTCCAGACCAGACTTAATTTTGAATGACATCTGCCTTTGACACCGTCTAGCTTAGGACCATTCAAAATAGAAGAAACAGAGTAACAGACAGCAGAATGACTCATGCTCTATTCACCATTGTTCTCTGGGCAAATGGTTTTTTTCAAGCAACCTTTTTTTGTCTTGCATTTCACCAGAAGAATTTGTATTTTCTCATTAAATGAGGAGAAAagattgttttattattattaaagcATCTTGATGACAATGAAAGTAGATCTGTTACAAGTACCGCTCAGACAATGGAAATTTTCTCATTTGCCTCGACCTCCGAAATCCTGAAAAATCCCTAAAACTATTGTAATGATGCCTTCAGGGGTGACCATGTAGCAATACATTGTCATTACACCAACTCGTTAAAACACAATTAAGGGCTTTATTAGGCAGCGTGCCTTACAATTAAGCATTTCTCTTTGTTTTCCATTTTGGCCATGGTTATACCTCAGATTGAATGAAAACAGAAAATTTTATCTTCATCAAAGAGACACTTTTTCCTGAATTCACACACTTTATCCAATGAAATTTCAGACATTGAAGAATGGGAAACGAAATGGAACAGTACATTTTACAGAGAGGATCTATCAGGtgcatcaatatatatcaacattaaaattCTTTTTGAGTATTTAGTCAAAAACCTTTGAGCATGCATGTCTTTGAAGGTTTCAAATGTGTCTGTATTTTTACTAGgtgtttttatgtacaattttgaaagACATCTTTAGTAATGGATATGGTATGTGCTGAACACCATACAGTTAGTTGGTCAGTTCTGATGCTAAAGGCAAAAAACATGAAACTCTGGAAGGGATGTGAGAGGAAAATTAAAAATGGACCGAAACAAATGTTAGAATACATTGATCAATTTGCTAAATTTTCAACATTGTCCAATTAGATAATTCAAACTTACATTAAAGCGTTATTAGCAGTTTAAATAGAAACTTCTATGACTTATTGGTAAAATTAATTGTACCTGGTCAATTGAAAACTTTTTAGATTGTCTGTATGCATGGAGATATCTAATACCAGgtgtatatagatacatgtacctagGGAGATATCcaagtacaggtatataaatacatatacctaGGGAGATATCtaagtacaggtgtatatatatacatatacctagGGAGATATCtaagtacaggtgtatatatatacatgtacctagggAGATATCtaagtacaggtgtatatatatacatatacctagGGAGATATCTAAGTACaggtgaatatatatacatgtacctagggAGATATCtaagtacaggtgtatatatatacatatacctagGGAGATATCtaagtacaggtgtatatatatacatgtacctagggAGATATCtaagtacaggtgtatatatatacatgtacctagggAGATATCtaagtacaggtgtatataaatacatgtactgagggAGATATCtaagtacaggtgtatatatatacatgtacctagggAGATATCtaagtacaggtgtatatatatacatgtacctagggAGATATCtaagtacaggtgtatatatacctagggAGATATCtaagtacaggtgtatataaatacatgtaccttgggAGATATAtaagtacaggtgtatatatatacatgtacctagggAGATATAtaagtacaggtgtatataaatacatgtaccttgggAGATATAtaagtacaggtgtatatatatacatgtacctagggAGATATAtaagtacaggtgtatatataaatacatatacctaGGGAGATATAtaagtacaggtgtatataaatacatgtaccttgggAGATATAtaagtacaggtgtatatatatacatgtacctagggagatatataagtacaggtatatataaatacatgtaccgaGGGAGATATCTAAGaccaggtgtatatatatacatgtacctagggAGATATCtaagtacaggtgtatataaatacatgtacctagggAGATATCtaagtacaggtatatataaatacatatacctaGGGAGATATCtaagtacaggtgtatatataaatacatatacctaGGGAGATATCtaagtacaggtgtatataaatacatgtacctagggAGATATCtaagtacaggtgtatataaatacatatacctaGGGAGATATCtaagtacaggtgtatataaatacatgtaccgaGGGAGATATGTAGCTGTATTACCAGGTAGACTTCAGCAAAATAATGAGATGCTCTCTGCCCAGGTGGTACTGAACACTTCCCATGTGCTGACAATATCTCTTATAATTAGCCTCTAAGACAGATGTCTAGCTACTTTAAACAAAGAATGACTTTCCAAACATAACCAGCTCTCACAACCATCACAGCAGTCCCCTCCCAATAATGTACACCTAAGAACAGTCCACAAATAACTCTATTCCACAACAGACCCTTGTCTGATAATTAAAGAACTTATAgctcaatatcattttcatataCTGGTGGTACACAGATAAAAAGTACAATAGAATGGATATACCAATAACGGTTTTAAATAAATGCCTTATTGCTTCCTATTTTTTCAACAACATGACTTGGGTTCCTGTGAAACCTAGATTTGTACACCTGTTATACACAGGTGACACAGATTAGTTACACAATCAGGTGATATAAGTTACACACAAAGGTGATATAAGTTACACATAAAGGTGATATAAGTTACACAAACAGGTGATATAAGTTACACACACAGGTGATATAAGTTACACAAACAGGTGATATAAGTTACACAAACAGGTGATATAAGTTACACACAAAGGTGATATAAGTTACACACAAAGGTGATATAAGTTACACATAAAGGTGATATAAG from the Pecten maximus chromosome 4, xPecMax1.1, whole genome shotgun sequence genome contains:
- the LOC117326427 gene encoding DNA-directed RNA polymerase II subunit RPB1-like; the encoded protein is MSPSSPLTSLSSPAISLPSPLISHSSPLTSLSSPPISPSSPLISHSSPLISPSCPLISLFSPLISLPSPLMSPSSPLISLSSPLTSPSSPLTSLSSPPISPSSPLISHSSPLISPSSPLISHSSPLISPSFLSSPFISPSLSVPLSSSPSSPLISPSSPLISPSSPLISPSSPLISPSSPLISPSSPLISPSSPLISPSPLISPSSPLISPSSPLISPSSPLISPSSPLISPSPLISPSSPLISPSSPLISPSPLISPSSPLISLSSPLISPSSPLISPSSPLISLSSPLISPSSPLISPSSSLISPSSPLISPSSPLISPSSSLISPSSPLISLSSPLISPSSPLISPSSPLISPSSPLISPSSPLISPSSSLISPSCPLISLSSPLISPSSPLISPSSPLISPSSPLISLSSPLISPSSPLISPL